Genomic window (Arcobacter sp. F155):
TAATATCCATCTCGATAGGAAGATTTGCTCCACTTGGACCAATTATGTCAAAAATACCATCAGATAAATGGTTTATTTGAGTTACCCAAGTAGAGTAATCATTTCCTAAATAAGTTCCCAATAAACATATTGGTGTCTCAGTTTTTCCATTTTCAAAATTTATACTCTGGCTTGAATCATAAATATCAGATAACATATTGCTGTAGTGAGAAAACTCACTTTGACCACTTGTACTACATCCAGGTAATGAAGCATCACAACTATCAACATCAAAACCTAAATCAGAAAAATCAAATTTATTACTTAATGCAAAAGAACAATCACAATCACAATCAGTAATTACTGGATAGAAAGTATCTTTATCTGAATACTCCCAATCTGCTGTTAAAGAGTAGTTCATCTCAATTGCATCACCGATGTTAAATGTTCTATCATTAATAGCAAAAGGTGCAAGTCCTGCTGAGTAGTCTGAAGTAGGAGTAGGTAAATCAACACTTGTAATAGTTGCTCTAGATTCAACATTTAATGTTAAAAAATCTAAATCTAAAAATTTTAACCAGAAAGTATCTTCTTGATAGTTTGAAATAGTTGCAGTAACTGTATTTGGTTCAGAAACAAAATCCCATGAATAAACAATAGTATCTTTTATCTCTTGACCAAGTTTTGTTTCTAAAAGCATATCTTGATGTACAGCTTCTGCGTTAAAAGTGCTCTCTTCTATTTTTACATAATATTTTGCAAGGGTTAAAACAGCATTATCAGTTATTTTCTTTAAATTATAATATTTATCTCTTGCTTGCATGTTATCACTAATAGTTGCACCTAATCCAATTAAAGCAACAAATAAAAAAAGGCCTAAAAGAATTTGGTCAATAAAAGCTTTCTTCATGGTACTTCCTTAAAAAAGACTAGGATATATTTTAAAATATATCATCATATCAACTATAGCTACAGAGATAAACATAGCTGGAGCCATAGGAGCAACTCTTCTTTTCATCAACATTTGTTTATATAGTAAAGCAAAAGTTTGAACAAGACCTGTTACAACTAAAAATACAGCAAAAGGCTTAACTCCAAGATATAAAGCTATCACCATCATATACTTTATATCTCCACCACCTAAAATTTGTGTTCTATTTAAAAGTAAAATCACTACAAAAAAAAGTAGTACCAATAAACTTAAAATAATAGAGCTTATATATATTTTCGATTCTAATAGACCAAAAGTAATTAACATAACAGACATTGCTAACAGAATATTGTTTGGGATTAAAAACTTTTTATAATCTAAAAATGCTAGAAAAGAGGAAAATATATAGAAGACTATTGTGAACATAATTAAGCCTTTTTCAAAAAAAAAGAGAAGGTATAAACCTTCTCTTTTTTGCAAAAGTCCAGAATCAACCTCCTGAAGCATCACCTGTAACTTCTGTAATTTTTGTAGTTGCTGAAGTTTTAACTGTATCAGTTTCTGTACCAATCCATGAATTTAAACCAACAACTGCTCCTACACCAACGATAACAAGTAATAAAGTTACAAGGATTTTATCCATTGCACCTTTTTCACTTTTTAATCTTCTTTTTAAAAACTCTAACATAATTATCTCCTTTAATTAAAGTTAATTCTAAATGTCAGATAGTGTAATTGCAAGCTAATTAATATTAATATAAATTTGCAACCCGGCTATCTTAAAATACAAGACCCGTAGCTTTCCGTCCTTACCTCACGATAAGTTTGGCTAGTTTGTTTTGTAAATCTATTGTCACATATGTAACCTTAAAGTAATATAAATAGTATCATAAAAGTATCAAAAATGACACTTTTCCAGAAAATTATTATTTTATTGCTTTTTAATACTTTTAAAACTCTTTTTAGCTATAATCCAAGCACTTTACTAGTTAAGGAAAATTATGACTGTAGATGATAAATTAATTGATAAACTATCAAAGTTATCAAGCTTAGAGATTGAAGATTCAAGAAAAGAGAATCTAAAATCAGAACTTGCTGATATTATCAACTTCGTAGAAAATTTAAATGAGATTGATGTATCAAATATTGAAGCTACATTCAATACAGTTGAAGGTGGAACTCCATTGAGAGAAGACACTGCTAAGCAAGATTTAGAACTATCAAATCAAATCTTAGAAAACGCTCCAAAAAGCGAAGATGGATACTTTATAGTACCAAAAATTATAGAATAGGAAAAAAAATGGCAGTTAAGGTTTATGGAATAAAAACCTGAAACTCTGTTAGATCAGCCTTAAGGTTTTTTAAGGACAACAACATAGAAGTAGAGTTTTTCGATTTGAAAAAAGACACTCCTACTTCAACTTCTATAGAGTTCTGGGTTCAAAACGCAGGAATTGATTTAGTTTTTAATTCAAGAGGAACTAAATATAGAACACTAAAATTAAAAGAGTTAAACTTAGATGACTCTGGAAAACTTGAATGGCTTATAAAAGAGCCAATGCTTTTAAAAAGACCTATTATAGAATATGATAATAATGTTTTAGTAGGTTTCAATGAAGAGACATATAAAGAGACTTTCTAGTCTCTTTATAGTTTTATTTACTTTCTTGCTTCTTTTAACGTTTCAGCAATCATAAATGATAATTCTAATGCTTGGTCAGCATTTAATCTTGGGTCACATTGAGTGTGATATCTGCTAGAAAGACCTTCAGCTGTAATAGCAGAACTTGAACTTCCTGTACATTCAGTTACATTTTGTCCTGTCATTTCTAAGTGAATACCACCTGCATAAGTACCTTCTGCTTTATGGATTTGGAAGAACTGTTTTACTTCACCTAAAATAGCTTCAAAATCTCTCGTTTTGTATCCATTATCAGTTTTGATAGTATTTCCATGCATTGGGTCTGATGACCATAATACATTTCTTCCTTCTTCTTTTACTCTTTTTAGTAAATTCGGGAATTTATCAGCAATCTTTTCATTACCCATTCTAACAATTAGATTTAATCTTCCTGCTTCATTTTCTGGGTTTAAAGCATCAATTAGTTTTATTAATTCATCTTCTTGCATAGAAGGACCAACTTTACATCCAATAGGGTTTTTAATACCTCTAAAGTACTCTAAGTGCGCTCCATCAAGTTCTCTTGTTCTATCACCTATCCATAACATGTGTGCAGAACAATCATACCAATCACCAGTTAATGAATCTTTTCTTGTTAATGCTTCTTCATAGTTTAATAATAATGCTTCATGAGAAGTATATAAAACAGTCTCTTTTAATTGAGCTGTATTTTCAGCAGTGATTCCACATGATTGCATAAAATCTAATGTTTCAGAAATCTTATTTGCTAAGTTTTCATACATTTCACCTAGTCTATTATCTTTTACGAAATCAAGGTTCCATGAATGAACTTTATTTAAATCAGCCATACCACCTCTTGCAAATGCTCTTAATAAGTTAAGAGTCGATGCACTTTGATTGTATGCTTTTAATAATTTCTTAGCTTTTGGTGCTCTATCTTTTTCATTAAAGCCCATATTATTTACAATATCACCTCTATATGAAGGTAAAGCTATTCCATTTACTTCTTCAAAGTCTGCACTTCTTGGTTTTGCAAACTGACCTGCAATTCTTCCTACTTTTACAACTGGGCATCCACCTGAAAAAGTTAAAACAACTGCCATTTGCATCATTACTTTAAATAAATCTTTTATATTATTTGCATTAAATGCATTAAATGACTCAGCACAGTCTCCACCTTGTAGTAAAAATGACTTACCATTTACTACCTCAGCTAATTGAGATTTTAAGTTTCTTGCTTCCTCCGCAAAAATTAAAGGAGGATAAGAAGCTAATTCATTCTCTACTTTTTTTAATTTTTCTAAATCTTTATATGTTGGTTGTTGCTTAATAGGGAAATCTCTCCAGCTATTTGGACTCCAAGCTTTCATTATATAACCTTTATTAATATGAAATTGGAAAAATTTTATCCAAAAAGAACTTTAAGTTGACTGGAAAATAGGAGGGATTAAAGTAGTAAAACTACTTTAATCTGCTTTTCTTGCTAGTTTATTTAATAGGTCTGCAAAAGAGTCTTTAAATGCTTCTAAACCATCATTTAAAAGCTTAGTATAAACTTCTTTTACATCAATGTCTTTTGATTCTAATAATTTAAAATACTTATTACACTCTTCTTCACTAATAACTTTTGTAGGAGTTTTTTGACCATTTTCTAACCAATCTTCAATAGTAGCTAATGGTGCTGTATTTACAGAGTGTGGATAAATTAAAGTATCAATATAATAACTTGCTCTTAACTCATCACCTTTTACTCCTGTACTTGCAAAAAGTGTTCTAATGTTTTTATTTTCAAACTTTTCAACTTCGTGGTAACACTTAGTTGCATTGATAATTCCAAGTTTAGCAGTCTCTAAACCTTTTGAAACCATTTTGTTATCACACATTCTATCAAGTCTTGAAACAAATACAGAGATAACAGCTTTGATATCTTTGTTTGAAGCTTTAATTCCTTCATCTAAAGCTTGTGCACATTTAATAGCTTGTTCTGGTGAGAAAATTAAAGTTGCATTTACGTGAATCCCTGCACTTGTAAGTTCTTTCATTGCTTCATATCCAGCCTCAGTTGCAGGAACTTTAATCATAACGTTATCTGCTCCAATTAAAGAGTTTAGTCTCATTCCCTCTTCAACAGTTCCCTTTGCATCATCACAAAGTGTTGGGTCAACTTCAATTGAAATAAATCCATCATTGTTGTCTTCTAAATGTAAATCATGTAAAAGTTCCGCTGCTCTTCTAATGTCAGAAACTGCTAACTCTTCATAAATAGTTTTTGCTTCATTTGCTTTTAGCATTTGAAGTTGTTGGTCATATGCTGCTGAATTTGTAATAGAAGATTCAAAAATTGCTGGGTTTGAAGTAGCTCCATGGATTACTTCATCTTTAATAATATCTTGAAATCTATTCTCTAAAAAATCTCTTTCTATAAAATCACACCATAAAGAGTAATTAATATCTTCTTTTAAACTCATTCATTATCCTTTTATTTTACGTAGAACGCTTTGTTACTTGTTATATATGGTCTAATATTTTTGTTAAATCTTTTTCATCAACAATAATATTAGCTTCTTTTTTTAATATATCTTTCGCACAAAATGCAACTTTTTTTGCTGCATAAGGGAACATAGAAACATCATTTGCTCCATCCCCTGCTACTAAAGTATCTTCTTGTGAAACTCCAAGCATAGCTTGAACTCTTTGAATCATATCACCTTTAGAAAAACCAAACATCATATCTCCACCAACAAGACCTGTTAAAATTCCATCTTTTTCGTGTAGTATGTTTGAAAAGTCTGCATCTATTCCTAGTTTTTCTTTAGCTGGACCTGTTCCTATTCTAAAACCTCCAGAAAAACAAACTACTTTATATTCTTGTTTTTTAAGCTCAGTAATTAATTCAAAAGCACCTGGCATAAGAGGTAAATCTTTACAAATCTCTACAGCTTTTGCATACTCTAAACCTTTTAGTAAAGATACTCTTTCTACTAAAGATTCAAAAAAGTCAAGCTCTCCTGCCATTGCTTTTTCAGTAATACTTGCAACTTTTTCTTCTAAACCTAAAGGCTTAGCTAAAAAGTCAATTGTTTCTCCATCCATTAAAGTTGAATCGAAATCAAATACAGCTAATTTCATATACATTTTCCTAGTTTTATTCTTTTAAGGCTATAATATTATCCAAATTTTACTAAAGGAAACTGATTGAAGTTAGCTTGTATTGATATTGGACTTAAAAGAATAGGACTTGCAATTTGCCTACAAGGGGACATTGTTACACCTCTTCCTGCAATATTAAGAAAAAATAGAAATCAAGCTTCAAATGATGTTTTAAAAACTTTAAATGAGTGGGAAATTGATACTTTAGTTGTGGGATATCCTAGTGCAAGTGAAGATATGCAAAAAAGAATTAAGCACTTTGTAAATCTACTTGATTTTGACAAAGAAGTTATCTTTCAAGAAGAGAATATGAGTTCAATAGAAGCAGAAGATTTGATGAAAGGTGACATCAAATATAAAAGAGACGGTAGAGTTGACTCCCTTGCTGCTAAAATTATATTAGAAAGATACCTTATTAAGAACTAATCCCTTTATTTAGTTAAGTTATGAACCACTGCTATTGCAACACCCTTATCATGAGTTATTGAAAGAGATGTTTTTTTAATCTTATATTTCTTTCTTAAGGCTTTAGAATACTTTAACTTAGGTGCACCATTTTTATCTTTTTTTATTTTTAAATCATGAAAAGAACACTCTTTTCCAATACCTGTACCTATTGCTTTA
Coding sequences:
- a CDS encoding prepilin peptidase, encoding MFTIVFYIFSSFLAFLDYKKFLIPNNILLAMSVMLITFGLLESKIYISSIILSLLVLLFFVVILLLNRTQILGGGDIKYMMVIALYLGVKPFAVFLVVTGLVQTFALLYKQMLMKRRVAPMAPAMFISVAIVDMMIYFKIYPSLF
- the gatC gene encoding Asp-tRNA(Asn)/Glu-tRNA(Gln) amidotransferase subunit GatC; protein product: MTVDDKLIDKLSKLSSLEIEDSRKENLKSELADIINFVENLNEIDVSNIEATFNTVEGGTPLREDTAKQDLELSNQILENAPKSEDGYFIVPKIIE
- a CDS encoding class II 3-deoxy-7-phosphoheptulonate synthase, which produces MMKAWSPNSWRDFPIKQQPTYKDLEKLKKVENELASYPPLIFAEEARNLKSQLAEVVNGKSFLLQGGDCAESFNAFNANNIKDLFKVMMQMAVVLTFSGGCPVVKVGRIAGQFAKPRSADFEEVNGIALPSYRGDIVNNMGFNEKDRAPKAKKLLKAYNQSASTLNLLRAFARGGMADLNKVHSWNLDFVKDNRLGEMYENLANKISETLDFMQSCGITAENTAQLKETVLYTSHEALLLNYEEALTRKDSLTGDWYDCSAHMLWIGDRTRELDGAHLEYFRGIKNPIGCKVGPSMQEDELIKLIDALNPENEAGRLNLIVRMGNEKIADKFPNLLKRVKEEGRNVLWSSDPMHGNTIKTDNGYKTRDFEAILGEVKQFFQIHKAEGTYAGGIHLEMTGQNVTECTGSSSSAITAEGLSSRYHTQCDPRLNADQALELSFMIAETLKEARK
- a CDS encoding transaldolase; protein product: MSLKEDINYSLWCDFIERDFLENRFQDIIKDEVIHGATSNPAIFESSITNSAAYDQQLQMLKANEAKTIYEELAVSDIRRAAELLHDLHLEDNNDGFISIEVDPTLCDDAKGTVEEGMRLNSLIGADNVMIKVPATEAGYEAMKELTSAGIHVNATLIFSPEQAIKCAQALDEGIKASNKDIKAVISVFVSRLDRMCDNKMVSKGLETAKLGIINATKCYHEVEKFENKNIRTLFASTGVKGDELRASYYIDTLIYPHSVNTAPLATIEDWLENGQKTPTKVISEEECNKYFKLLESKDIDVKEVYTKLLNDGLEAFKDSFADLLNKLARKAD
- the serB gene encoding phosphoserine phosphatase SerB, with protein sequence MKLAVFDFDSTLMDGETIDFLAKPLGLEEKVASITEKAMAGELDFFESLVERVSLLKGLEYAKAVEICKDLPLMPGAFELITELKKQEYKVVCFSGGFRIGTGPAKEKLGIDADFSNILHEKDGILTGLVGGDMMFGFSKGDMIQRVQAMLGVSQEDTLVAGDGANDVSMFPYAAKKVAFCAKDILKKEANIIVDEKDLTKILDHI
- the ruvX gene encoding Holliday junction resolvase RuvX, whose translation is MKLACIDIGLKRIGLAICLQGDIVTPLPAILRKNRNQASNDVLKTLNEWEIDTLVVGYPSASEDMQKRIKHFVNLLDFDKEVIFQEENMSSIEAEDLMKGDIKYKRDGRVDSLAAKIILERYLIKN
- the acpS gene encoding holo-ACP synthase; amino-acid sequence: MIGIDIASIDRIKNMYEKFGRRAYERFLSDEEIELIKRAETAAGFWAAKEAASKAIGTGIGKECSFHDLKIKKDKNGAPKLKYSKALRKKYKIKKTSLSITHDKGVAIAVVHNLTK